TGTAAGTGTGTACAGAGAACAACATCTATTATTGTGGCTATAATATAAGTTCTAATCTCCTTTTTCATTGTAATACTCCTCCATTGATTCTAACTCtctaattttgtaatttaatagaGTATCAACtccattaaaattaaactttccATAAAACAACTTGTTTTTTAACATATAAGGGAACCATATCCGATCGTCAGGCCACATATTATCAAAAGGTAGTTGATCTATTTGAAACCATCTAGGTAACATTTCCTCAGTTTCTATTGGTGTTCCATTAAATATGTTTGTTGAAAAAACCCTACAATCCATCATTACCGGTTCGCCTGTAAAAGTAAATTCTAGATGTGCCAAATTCTTTAAATCAGTAGTTTCAACTGTAAGCCCACATTCTTCGTTTAACTCGCGAATTGCTGCATCTAGTATACATTCATTAGGCTCAACTTTCCCGCCAAAACCATTCCATTTATTCATTCCAAATCCTCTTTTCTTGTAACCTAACAATATTTGGTTCTCTTTTCTGACAAAAACCAGAGTATATACTTTTCTGAGGACCATTATAgcacgtattaaaaaaataaaggttgACTAGCAGTGAATATATTTAATCTAACGGAATTATAGCTATTATAGGATAGGACTTATACCTGTTTCATTATCTTACTTATTAGGTAATCAGTTCAACACCAATTATTGAATTTAACGCTGTATTCACATTCCATTATGTTCTAAACAAACTAACAACACAAACAAATGATGTTAatgatataatgtatatatattcctggtaaaatttaattttttaataattattctattatttaaagaCAAACCGCCGActttacacgtttttttttttatttattaacggcCTGGACACAAGTCCTTTAAGCCAAACatgaaattaattttcatataaaagagtatgatataatgataaatatttacagTTAATGTACAGtgctacaaataaaattataaacaggTTTATAAAAATTTGGGTTCTGCAAAATGTCTTTGATGTGGCGGGGTGTTATAACTGATGCTTGCAAGGATTCCTTTGTGGAATTggttatttcaattaaattatgtgGTAGTAATAGATTACTACATCGGTATTACAGGGCAGCTGTTTCAAAGAAAACCTTTCAGCTAAGAAAATACGCCTTACAGGCAAGGGAATACAACATTCCACTTCCATTGCATTAATGGGCATACAACGCATAGCCCCACTTATAATTATTCTCATCAATCAAACtgtacttatttaaaaacacATAGTACCTTTGTCATTTTTCTAATCACTAGTAAGTAGTAACCTAATACTTAGTACTTACAACTCGGGCGAATCAACATGATACCTGGCTCGATGACGTTTATGCAATGTACAgtgcgcaaaaaaaaatttgtgtcCATTACATTTTCTCGTACGAAaacgaataatatttttatttttaaacgtgcatgtatattattaatttgttaaattacaTAGATGTAGCGGTTTTAGTAACTTGTAGGTCTCATTCGatttatatggaaataaaataaaaattaatagttagtcgtatttatgtattagatatatttatttactttagtaaaataaaatatttttactatcacGCTAAACCATTAGTTTTATCA
This window of the Leptidea sinapis chromosome 18, ilLepSina1.1, whole genome shotgun sequence genome carries:
- the LOC126969653 gene encoding oxidized purine nucleoside triphosphate hydrolase-like, with the protein product MVLRKVYTLVFVRKENQILLGYKKRGFGMNKWNGFGGKVEPNECILDAAIRELNEECGLTVETTDLKNLAHLEFTFTGEPVMMDCRVFSTNIFNGTPIETEEMLPRWFQIDQLPFDNMWPDDRIWFPYMLKNKLFYGKFNFNGVDTLLNYKIRELESMEEYYNEKGD